A region from the Desulfonema ishimotonii genome encodes:
- a CDS encoding ATP-binding protein has product GVPEAALPHIFKPFYRVEGDRGRKTGGAGVGLAIADRAVQLHNGNIRAENLKCGGLKMTVTIPIR; this is encoded by the coding sequence GGTGTCCCCGAGGCTGCGCTTCCCCATATTTTCAAACCGTTTTACAGGGTAGAAGGTGACAGGGGGCGAAAAACAGGAGGCGCTGGTGTAGGTCTTGCCATTGCCGATCGGGCGGTTCAACTTCACAACGGAAATATCAGGGCCGAGAACTTAAAATGCGGGGGCCTGAAAATGACGGTTACCATACCTATCCGTTAA